In the genome of Eulemur rufifrons isolate Redbay chromosome 27, OSU_ERuf_1, whole genome shotgun sequence, one region contains:
- the GOLT1A gene encoding vesicle transport protein GOT1A, which produces MISITEWQKIGVGITGFGIFFILFGILLYFDSVLLAFGNLLFLTGLSFIIGLRRTFTFFFQRHKLKGTSFFLGGVVIVLLRWPLLGMFLETYGFFSLFKGFFPVVFGFLGNAANIPLLSVLFRRLQGTSSMV; this is translated from the exons ATGATCTCCATCACCGAATGGCAGA AGATTGGCGTGGGCATCACCGGTTTTGGCATCTTCTTCATCCTCTTCGGGATACTCCTGTACTTTGACTCGGTGCTCCTGGCCTTCGGAAAC CTGCTCTTCCTGACGGGCCTGTCCTTCATCATCGGCCTGCGGAGGACCTTCACGTTCTTCTTCCAGCGGCACAAACTCAAGGGGACCAGTTTCTTCCTGGGGGGCGTGGTTATCGTGCTCCTGCGCTGGCCCCTCCTGGGCATGTTCCTGGAAACCTATGGATTCTTTAGCCTGTTCAA GGGCTTTTTCCCCGTCGTCTTTGGCTTCCTGGGCAACGCTGCCAACATCCCCCTCCTGAGTGTG CTGTTCCGCAGGCTTCAAGGCACCAGCTCAATGGTCTGA
- the KISS1 gene encoding metastasis-suppressor KiSS-1, translated as MNCLVSWKLLLFLCATSLADPLEKAAPAENPRPTGQQLRPQDLPAPWCAERRPAAAALSPRGAPPCPPPESSAGPQRPGPCAPRSRLIPAPRGAVLVQREKDLSAYNWNSFGLRYGKRQTAPGGRSPGAGRAEGAGGSNEPPTRDEGSERARLRRGDGAHGGGSGASGLRQ; from the exons ATGAACTGCTTGGTTTCTTGGAAGCTCCTGCTTTTCCTCTGTGCCACCTCCTTGGCGGATCCATTGGAAAAGGCGGCACCTGCGGAGAATCCTAGACCCACAG GCCAGCAGCTGCGACCCCAGGACCTCCCGGCCCCCTGGTGCGCGGAGAGGAGGCCCGCGGCCGCCGCGCTGAGCCCTCGCGGGGCCCCGCCGTGCCCGCCCCCTGAGAGCTCCGCGGGGCCCCAGAGGCCCGGCCCGTGCGCCCCCCGCAGCCGCCTGATCCCCGCGCCCCGGGGCGCGGTGCTGGTGCAGCGGGAGAAGGACCTGTCTGCCTACAACTGGAACTCCTTCGGCCTGCGCTACGGCAAGCGGCAGACCGCCCCGGGGGGCCGCAGCCCGGGCGCCGGGCGGGCTGAGGGCGCAGGTGGCAGCAATGAACCTCCAACCCGGGACGAGGGGTCGGAGCGCGCGAGACTGCGGCGGGGGGACGGGGCACACGGAGGGGGCTCTGGAGCGTCTGGCCTGAGGCAATAA